From a region of the Enterobacter sp. JBIWA008 genome:
- the arsC gene encoding glutaredoxin-dependent arsenate reductase, whose product MSNITIYHNPACGTSRNTLEMIRNSGNEPTIIYYLDTPPSKDELIKLIADMGISVRSLLRKNVEPYEQLSLAEDKYTDEQLIGFMVKYPILINRPIVVTPIGTRLCRPSEVVLDIIPEPQKGSFTKEDGEKVIDEKGRRIK is encoded by the coding sequence ATGAGCAACATCACCATCTATCACAACCCGGCCTGCGGTACTTCACGCAACACGCTGGAGATGATCCGTAACAGCGGTAATGAGCCTACAATTATTTATTATCTTGATACTCCCCCGTCAAAGGATGAGCTTATTAAGTTGATTGCCGATATGGGCATTTCGGTACGGTCATTGCTGAGAAAGAATGTTGAGCCTTATGAGCAACTAAGTCTCGCTGAAGACAAGTATACCGATGAGCAGTTGATAGGTTTTATGGTTAAGTATCCTATACTTATCAATCGCCCAATCGTCGTGACACCGATTGGTACCAGATTATGCCGTCCTTCTGAGGTGGTTTTGGATATTATTCCTGAACCTCAGAAAGGCTCTTTCACGAAAGAAGATGGTGAAAAGGTCATTGATGAAAAAGGGAGGCGGATTAAGTAG
- a CDS encoding Hok/Gef family protein, which produces MTPLKTALGIVFIVCLTIAIFTFITRGKLCEFSIKSEHQEVAAKLACNPG; this is translated from the coding sequence ATGACGCCATTAAAAACTGCGTTAGGCATCGTCTTTATTGTTTGCCTGACGATAGCGATCTTTACCTTTATTACTCGCGGTAAGTTATGCGAGTTTTCAATAAAGAGTGAACATCAGGAGGTGGCGGCAAAATTAGCCTGCAACCCGGGCTAA
- a CDS encoding arsenic transporter, whose amino-acid sequence MLLAGSIFLLTLVLVIWQPRGLSIGWSASIGAVLALGTGVIHIDDIPIVWNIVWNATAAFIAVIIISLLLDESGFFEWAALHVARWGHGRGRLLFTWIVLLGAAVAALFANDGAALILTPIVIAMLLALGFSRGTTLAFVMAAGFIADTASLPLIVSNLVNIVSADFFGLGFTPYASVMVPVNLAAIAGTLIMLHLFFRRDIPTAYDVSLLKVPASAIKDPATFRAGWIVLLFLLVGFFALEPLGIPVSAIAATGAVALFVVAKRGHAINTGKVLRGAPWQIVIFSLGMYMVVYGLRNAGLTEYLSEVLNLLADKGLWASTFGTGFLTAFLSSAMNNMPTVLIGALSIDGSTATGIVKEAMIYANVIGCDLGPKITPIGSLATLLWLHVLAQKNMTITWGYYFRTGIIMTLPVLCITLAALAWRLSVTL is encoded by the coding sequence ATGCTTTTGGCAGGGAGTATTTTTTTATTGACGCTAGTCTTGGTCATCTGGCAGCCCAGAGGACTTAGTATTGGCTGGAGCGCAAGTATCGGTGCTGTATTGGCACTAGGAACAGGCGTCATCCACATCGATGATATCCCCATTGTCTGGAATATCGTCTGGAATGCGACAGCTGCATTTATAGCGGTAATCATCATCAGTCTGCTGCTCGATGAATCCGGTTTCTTCGAATGGGCTGCGCTGCATGTCGCACGCTGGGGCCACGGACGTGGTCGCTTACTGTTTACCTGGATTGTCCTGCTTGGTGCTGCTGTTGCTGCGTTGTTTGCTAACGACGGCGCAGCTCTGATCCTGACGCCGATTGTGATTGCGATGCTGCTCGCTCTGGGATTCAGCCGGGGCACAACACTGGCCTTTGTCATGGCCGCAGGGTTTATCGCTGATACCGCCAGTTTACCGCTGATTGTCTCTAACTTGGTGAATATTGTCTCGGCGGATTTCTTCGGTCTGGGCTTTACGCCATACGCCTCCGTTATGGTACCAGTGAATTTGGCTGCAATTGCTGGCACGCTGATTATGCTTCATCTCTTTTTCCGCCGGGATATCCCCACGGCATATGACGTTTCACTACTGAAGGTGCCTGCTAGTGCGATCAAGGACCCGGCAACTTTCAGGGCGGGCTGGATTGTTCTGTTGTTTCTGCTGGTCGGGTTCTTTGCGCTGGAGCCGCTGGGGATCCCCGTCAGCGCGATAGCAGCAACAGGCGCAGTTGCTTTGTTCGTGGTAGCGAAAAGAGGCCATGCCATTAACACCGGTAAAGTGCTACGCGGAGCACCATGGCAGATCGTGATTTTCTCGTTGGGTATGTACATGGTTGTTTATGGCCTCCGCAATGCCGGACTCACAGAGTACCTGTCTGAAGTGCTTAACCTACTGGCGGATAAAGGGTTATGGGCTTCCACGTTCGGCACAGGCTTCCTGACGGCATTTCTGTCTTCGGCGATGAACAACATGCCGACTGTGCTGATTGGAGCACTGTCAATCGACGGGAGTACAGCGACCGGCATCGTCAAAGAGGCGATGATTTATGCCAATGTTATTGGCTGTGATTTAGGTCCGAAAATCACCCCGATCGGCAGCCTGGCCACCCTGCTGTGGCTGCATGTATTGGCACAGAAAAACATGACCATCACATGGGGATATTACTTCCGTACCGGCATTATCATGACGCTGCCTGTACTGTGTATCACTCTGGCCGCGCTAGCGTGGCGGCTCTCTGTCACTTTGTAA
- the arsH gene encoding arsenical resistance protein ArsH, with product MEQFPALTPEYFDKHIHERLHMQQSPRILILYGSVRERSYSRYAAEEAGRLLTAMGAEVKLFNPSGLPLPDDAPDTHPKVTELRELVRWCDGMVWSSPERHGAMSAIMKAQIDWIPLSEGAVRPSQGKTLALMQVCGGSQSFNAVNQMRILGRWMRMFTIPNQSSVAKAWQEFDESGRMKPSSWYDRIVDVAEELFKITLLLKGHTGYLADRYSERKESHQALSERVNQEKL from the coding sequence ATGGAACAATTTCCCGCTCTGACCCCCGAATATTTTGATAAACATATTCATGAGCGTCTGCATATGCAGCAGTCACCACGAATTTTAATTCTGTATGGATCGGTAAGAGAGCGCTCCTACAGCCGCTACGCAGCAGAGGAAGCAGGGCGTCTGCTGACGGCGATGGGGGCAGAGGTCAAACTGTTTAATCCCTCAGGTTTGCCATTGCCGGATGACGCCCCTGATACGCATCCTAAGGTCACCGAACTGCGCGAGCTTGTCAGATGGTGTGACGGGATGGTGTGGAGTTCTCCGGAGCGGCATGGAGCAATGAGCGCGATAATGAAGGCGCAAATCGACTGGATACCACTGAGCGAAGGTGCAGTTCGTCCATCCCAGGGAAAAACCCTCGCATTGATGCAGGTTTGCGGCGGTTCTCAGTCTTTCAATGCAGTGAACCAGATGCGCATTCTGGGAAGGTGGATGCGGATGTTCACTATCCCTAACCAGTCCTCAGTGGCAAAGGCATGGCAGGAATTCGATGAAAGCGGAAGAATGAAACCTTCTTCCTGGTACGATCGTATCGTCGATGTCGCCGAAGAGTTGTTTAAGATTACGTTACTGCTTAAAGGACATACCGGTTATCTCGCCGACCGTTACTCTGAACGAAAAGAGAGTCACCAGGCCCTCTCAGAGCGAGTAAATCAGGAAAAGCTCTGA
- a CDS encoding transcriptional regulator codes for MLQPVQLFKILSDETRLAIVMLLRESGELCVCDICAVTSESQPKISRHMAILREAELVIDRREGKWVHYRLSPHIPAWASEIITTSWQSLREDVREWLANSACTSC; via the coding sequence ATGCTACAGCCTGTCCAGCTTTTCAAAATCCTTTCGGATGAAACAAGACTCGCTATTGTCATGCTACTCAGGGAGTCTGGAGAGCTTTGCGTTTGCGATATTTGTGCAGTCACTTCTGAGTCTCAGCCTAAAATATCGCGTCACATGGCCATCTTACGTGAAGCCGAGCTGGTTATTGATCGTCGAGAAGGCAAATGGGTCCACTATCGTCTGTCTCCCCACATTCCCGCATGGGCATCAGAGATAATCACAACATCCTGGCAGTCCCTGCGGGAGGACGTACGCGAATGGCTGGCAAATTCCGCCTGCACTTCATGTTGA